CTTCAGCTTCACGTCACGTCGGACCTGTACGGCATTCTACTCTTTCACTACCGTATCTTTGGATTCTAGAGTCTAAAATGTAATTCAATCGTATTTTGTAAATTCAGTTTCAAACCAAAATTAAGATGAGGCTTAGTTTACAATTTCATGCAACTGAAAACTAAGTGCATGTTTGGGTTAAAATTTGCAAACTTGTAGTTTTCATTTTGCATATCAAGTTTGCAAAGGGAACCCAAGTCTTGCTTTTGTAGAAATTTGGTTTTTGACAAAATATAAGGGTGGGATAGGAATGTGCTTTTATTGGTTAACGTGTAATGAAATTTACTCCCCAAATTGATTTTGGAACACCGCTAACAAGAATCCAAACATGGCCTAAATTAGGGACATTTTCACAGTTTTGAATCCAAATCTGTGGTTTTGATTTTCAATGTTTTGTTGCTTCCGGTATGTTCCTATATTCCAATTGTGGATTACCATATTCAACGAAAATTTTCTTTTGCTTCCCAAAtgtagttttcattttttttgggTGAGGGGTAGGGAGCTAAACAGTGCAAGCATTGGATAATAATTTACAAAACTATGTGTGGCAGGTTACGGACTTCACTTGTCTTGTTTAGTTTTCCTTTCTCTAATAACTGCCACGTagtcttttttttctctaactCTTTTTGTCATAATTTTTTCGATATTAGTATAGTTTACGTACATCACTTAAGTATAATGTATGTAAACTTCGCAGTTCTTGAGACTATTATCAGAAGATTTTGGTGATGATTGTTCTCAAAGGTCAGATAAAGAACTTGCTTTGTCCGGAGCTGTTGATGCTATGGTACTTAGCCTGGAAAACAATTCAGAGTCTCTCAGGTCTAAAAGGGAGAAGCTACGTGAATACGAGCATCAATGTCGAgaaaagtttttaaattctgatgTTCAACCAAATTCTGAGAAGGTAGATACGCAATTAGAAACCAAGGAGGAGACAGGTACTCCTTTCCATGATTGTGAAGAATCACCACATCAGGGATTAATTCATAGTAATATTGATGAGAGTCCAATTGAAGAGGTAATGATGCTCAGCTATCCAAGGAAAGTGGCAGTGCTTTACGAACTTCTCTCTGCTTGTCTATCAGATTTAGGTGAAAATAACAAGAAAGATGGCCGGAGGAGAAAGGGCTATGATGCTCGACATCGTGTCACTCTGCGGCTGCTGGCAACATGGCTGGATATCAAGTGGTCAAAAATGGTTGGTGAATGAATCAATTAATTAGCAATTAAATGTGGTCGAAAAACAACTTTGATAAATTTAGGTGGTCATGAGATCTAAGTATAAGTTTTTTTACTGTTTGTACTACTATGAAAGACATGGCACGAACTGATCTTCACTTTGGTGAAAATTGCCTATGCTTTTGCCCTTTATACTAAGTTACTTATTCAGCCTACTCTATATGGCGATATGCTATAAGCTTTGCTATTAATTGTCccttgttaaaaaaaatcacttttattaTTTCCATATTTTCTAGTGATAAAGATGAATCTTCACTTTTCAGGAGGCAATTGAGACAATAGTTGCTAGTACTGCAATGGCTTTCATTAGAGAGCAAGAGTCAAGTAAAGAAGAAACTCCATCAAAAGAAGGCAAGTGGGATAAATGGAAGAGGGGTGGTATCATTGGTGCTGCTGCCTTAACTGGCGGAACTTTGATGGCTATTACTGGTGGTATGAATCTTAACATCTTTTCTGTGTTCTGGAATATAAAAAGACAAATTGAATGAATTTCCTTGTTGATttgattgtttttgtttttactcATTAAACAGGCTTAGCTGCCCCAGCTATTGCTGCTGGACTTGGTGCTTTGGCTCCAACTTTGGGTACTCTGATCCCTGTAATTGGAGCAAGTGGATTTTCTGCAGCTGCTAGTGCTGCTGGAACTGTTGCTGGTTCTGTTGCTGTTGCTGCATCACTTGGAGGTATATGTTTCCTTATATGTGATTGGATTTTACTATAATCCTCTCATTTTCTGCTATTATGTCTTCAATTTATTTAGAAATAGTCTTTTTGTGAATTTCCAGTGTAGTCTAAGGATACTATCCCACCACCAACTACCAAGTCACTATCATACTTATATGCGTCTTAGTGGTTTAATATTCTCAATTGCTACATTTCTGGTCAACTTGTGTTTCTGTTACTTCAATTTATTGATTATTGATTAATGTaatcaataaattatattaattagttAATGTAATCAATACACCTAGAAAAAGGCTTGGTTGTTTACAGTAATCGCTTCAGTGAAATATGTTACAGTAGTTGCCTTTCTAAGAGGAGTTATAGAGGTTATATGGgattttttatttgcttttaaatATTCTGGAGGAGGAGTTTAGTATGCCCTTCAATACCGCCTATAAGCTATTATCTTGAAGCCCGTCCATGACTATTTGGTATAGTGTCGAGGTAGAGTTGATTCTGAATAAACTAGAGACAAATTGCATTGTAATGTGTAATTTTCTTTGGAAAATGAGAATTGATTCCTAATGTAAAACAAATGAAGTCTATGTTTAGCCATTGATTTACAATATTCCTTTTCAAATTGCAGTAGATGCTGGTTAGATGTTATTGGGATGTATTTATGATATATTGGACAAATAAACAACTCTCTTTCtccatttttttctcttttttttgtaTTACTATTGGTAATGCTCCTTTTATAGATGATGAAATATTTTATGTACTACTTTGTTTAACTAGCTGCTGGAGCTGGACTCTCTGGAACCAAAATGGCTAGGAGAGTTGGGGATGTTGATGaatttgaattcaaatttaTAGGAGAAACCCATAACCAAGGTGTAAGTTTTTACTCATTTCATATTCCTACTTTCTGGTGGCGACTATTTCTTTATTGAGTTATGATTTGTGTGCAGAGGGGAACACATCAAAACTTTGTCTAAACTTTCTCAAATTATCTAGCACTACTTTTCCAATTagtttatgattttatttggCTTCTGCTTGCAGCTGCTTGGAGTTGAGATCATGGTCTCTGGATTCGTCTTTGAGGATGACGATTTTATAAGGCCGTGGGAGGGAATGAATGACAACTCGGAGAGGTACACATAATTGCCTTTCCCCCCCTTCCTAAATGATTTGTTTGGTTAATCATTATTTAGGAAAAGTAGTTGATACAATTGTGAATATTATTGTTGAATATGGTGTTCCCTTAGCCAAGGGCAACATGTTGGTGCAAAATTACAGTATTAAATTTTAATGACTTGATtttgtgcaattttttttttcattttaaaagctgcaatatttagtttttttggTTCAAGTTATTTTGGTAAAATAACCACATATTTTTACTAGCTTCCTTTTGAGAGTTTTGAAAATTGGTGACTATTTCTCTAGAAGCATTTTCCAAAGAAGCACATAATTATGGCCTTGCTAAACAAATGACATTTCATATGGCCTTGCCAAAAGCTAGGTATGCTCTGCAGTGGGAGTCCAAGAATCTATATGCCCTGAGCTCTGCAATTCAGGATTGGGTTAAATCAAGTAATTGGTTTGGGTTCCAGGCTGCTGATACTTTTGTGTAGTGTATGAGTAGGGATGTATACGATTGGTGCCAATATTGCTGTGCTTTGCTTTAGGAATTGCAACGGAGCTGATGAGGCAAGGGGCAATGATGACGGTCTTGCATGGTCTTTTAACTGCATTGGCTTGGCCAGTTGCATTACTTGCAGCAACTGAATTCATAGACAGCACATGGACAATTGCTATTGACAGGTTCTTTTTTCTGTTGGTGTATATAGAAGTTTTGCTCAGTAAAAGGAAGAACATCTAATTTGTGTTCATTATTGAGTAGTGTTTCAATTGTTTTTATTGGATTGCAAATAGTGATGCAATTGCTTGTTAGTGGGTAATGATAGTAGTGTTTCATAAAGTTGAAAAACTGTCGTGGATGTTGGCAACCTTTTCATTACCTGTTTGTTAAATGTCATCATACACTGTCAAAACCAAGTAGTTGATGAACTGGGATGTTATCTTTTTGCCACTGTTTTTTTAACCAGAGGCTCAGCAAGGAGTAGGAGTTTTCAGTTTTTGTCATcgcaataaaaaaatgttaagacAGTTTCCAGTCTTAGTTTGCAATTATCATGCTTATATCACTTTTCAGATCTGACAAGGCAGGGAAGTTGCTTGCCGAAGTATTATTGGGAGGATTGCAGGGAAATAggtatttttcttatttctaaATATCTTCTAAAAATTTAGCtcctttaaaatagtatatgaaatatttttaatctatGAATTTTAGGCCTGTTACACTTGTAGGTTACTCACTGGGGGCAAGAGTTATTTTCAAGTGTCTAGAGTGCTTGGCTGAAACAGAAAACAGTGGTATGTATTTCCACAGTTTTTGTATTCGATTGGATGTGATATTATTGCTTTCTTTTTGgtattttttaatcttattgACTGTCTCTCGAAGGATAAGTTTTTTCTTCCCTCAAACTTTTCAACTGTGGTTATGGGTATATATGATAACATTTCTGTTGGGACTAAATTATTTGTTAATAAGATGTTCCTTTATTGATTTTGAGGTGCTGCTTCTGTTCATTAGCAGCTGAACTGGTTGAGAAAGTTGTTCTTCTTGGAGCACCCATTGCAATCATGGATGAGAATTGGGAAGCTGTTAGAAAGGTGGAAAGGGAATTAATTTTACTCTTGAATACTATGTATTGCTTTTATTAATTACTATGAGACCCTGGTATTCTGTAGATGGTAGCTGGAAGATTTGTAAATGTCTACTCAAGCAATGATTGGATGCTTGGAGTTGCTTTCCGTGCCAGGTACACAAAAATGTAGTGTTAGTATTCTGCAGATTTGTGAGTTTATTTTCCAATTGATCCACAGTACAAGCCGATATGAAGCTATCAGTTCTCCAAAGATTCACTTCACAATCaattgaaaaaagaaagaatgaCAAGAAGTTGTATTGGTGATTCTTGGACCAAATGTTTTTTATGCAGTTTTTCCATGAAGTCCTGAGTTATAGCGTTCTGTTCCTGCAATAACAGAGAATATGACTCCATATTTTATTGACTCTGTTTCATCTATTGATTGGGATACATAAAGTTCTGGTGACCATGGTCGATATTTGCATGATACCATTTTTGTGGCTGAACATATTCTCATATAACACGGTTATTTTTCACTGACTAAACGCATACTCACACAGTTTGATATGACACGATTTTTACAAACTAAGAGCATGCTCACATAATGCATTGTGTGAATAGaatgattttaaatattaaagaaaacaatgaaGAATTATTTGTAGACTTTTTAGTAGACAGCAGAAACTAACATAAAAATGGATTTTGTGCAGTCTACTTTCTCAAGGATTAGCTGGAATCCAACCTGTGAACATTCCTGGGATCCAAAATGTTAGTTTTTCCTATTCCCTTTGTGCATGAATATCGTTGCaagttgctgtttttttattcattttggGTTACCATTTCAAATTGGCATTTTAACTTATAAACTAGTGGTACCATTAATGATTCATTTTATTTGGATCTTTGCTAAAATGGTTCCTCGGATTTGCAGGTTGACGTGACAGATCACGTAGAGGGTCATTCTTCATATTTGTGGGCTACACAACAGGTCCTAGATGAACTTGAATTAGATGCGTATTATCCCCTTTTTAACATAATTTCCACCCAGTGATTCTTCCCTTTCACTGCCTTGTATATGGTACTATATAGCCAGCTAGCCATAggaacaaaatatattaataaaccAAAACTCTCCATTTTATGTTATACTATGATGAAAAAGTATGtttgtaaatttttaaattatcaataTACTTTTGGAAAGGGCAACATCTAGGTTGCAAGGGTAAGCGTTAAAGCTCTGCCTCCATTGGATTTTTTGTTAtctgtttatatatatatatatatatattatttcttttattgttttgtatCCTCATCTTTcataactaattttttagtttccatgatttaggaaaaaactaataatttgaaagtgttttctttatataattataacaattaataaatattaaaatattttaacactatttttatacatattttattataatttattttatttttgattgaaaattacaaataatcttattataacattataaaaaattaattttataactgATTTTTGTATGCACAAATCTTTATAACTTCAATTCAGTATAAGCTTTAgtaatatctttaattttaataattatcataatttttaatattttattttattattataagaaaaaaatgacaATGTGTTTCCACTAGTGCTATAGAATATTTCTTGGTTAAtcaacaaaatttgaaaagcaACACCGAAATGCtaaatgttaaaatttattaagttTAACTAAGAAAGAATAACCATCTTGAAAATATCATATACcaaaaagttataataaatGTCTAGATTTCTTTTATCAGTTTATAGACTCATTCAAAGAATATCTGTACAAATGGAACATTTTCAGTGAGAGGGTAATTTTtagagaaatattatttttatgagataaataacaattttagcacatatttttattatattaccCTAATATACTTTATTCTTTAAAGTgcagttttatttatttattttagaggAGTAAAATTTGGAATAAGTACATGGGTTGGGCTAATAATGTTGAAATTGAGAAAAAGAGTTAACCCGAATTGAACTATCTAAacaaatcaattaaatattaaatccAGGTAAGAAAAAAACTACCTTAAATTTGGTTTGGTTTAAAGAGGTCtacatatattaaatatattaacaaatattttaagaaaaatgttaataaaaatagaatattttaaattcataattatatctTTCTATTATTGCATCCTTCActaaataatttcatatattGTTCTATCAATTCCTATATTTCTATTAGGCTATTAGATAAGTACATGATGGGAAACCTTTCAAACAATAAGTATAAGTCAAGGAAATCAATGCTAGTTTATTTCATACCAACAATTAGCTTCACATGCAAATTAAAACCACGGTTTTGAATctattaaaagaaaagtgtttgaTGATAAAACACTTTTCCTTTAATAGGTATTCTATTTTTAGtagtttttttattcatcatatCAAGTTTCGATGATATctcataaaaaatcatttttaatatagattactaaaattaatgatattaactAAGTTTCTAATGAagtcaattattattattacttatacttaaagttcaaaaataatattactattCAACATctcttaatatgatattatgAGATAGTCTATACTAAATATAACATGGTTAAAATTTTAAAGGTAAGACCAAAAACTTATTTACAATTAGtctttataaatttatcattattatttaacCTGGGAACATGATATTCTTTTCAATTAAATAACTTTTCTATCAAAAACTCAATTCTCAACAGTTTTACTATATAAAATTTAAGTcacaattaaaaaacattattttataatcCTAAAAATATGTTGTGTTGTCCTACTATTCATATGCAAAATCTTTGTATAACAATAATAAAGCATATTCGTTTTACATACTCTCACTAAATTCTACTAAACTCAGTTGTCTCTCTATACCTACTCCAAATTAAACAACAAAAGAAACATTTATTTGTGGTTTAGCCAATGGAGtaatgttttgtttttagtGTAGAGGTGATCAAATTTGATTGTTCATGTCATCGTTGTCCAATGAGTCTAATAGAAAAACAATGAATTCACACCCTAAAAAGACACATGCCAGCATGTTGACTTAACTCATTGCAATGTTCATGCTGACCAATATGTTGGATTGAGCAGAATGATGAATGGTAGATTTTCCTGTCAGAAGCAAAATAGTGGAACTTGAATACAAGATTAGTCTGTGTTTGGTGACAAAGTAGTTAAAGGTGTCAAAGGTTTACAGCCCCGGAAATAGTGTTCAGTTGACTTGGCTTCTGGATACAAAACAAGGGTCCAAGGTGTCACTTTCACGTTTCACCTAAACTGCTAATCTTTTTTCTGTTTCAAACTCCACTTTTATGCACCGCCAAATCTAACTAAATAAAGTCAATACAGTGTAAAATGTTTGCATATCATTTCATATCAACTGGGAAAGCAATCTATGGGACTTAGTCCAAGCATATCAACCTCATATATTTGCAGGAGTTGTGAACCTGAGGGATGTTGATTTTTATGACAcccttttgttgatttttctatAGCTGCAATTTCATTTCACACCCAAAGTCATCAACTTCATCTGATCCACTTGCTTAGAAAACAATACTGCTATCACTGTTAAATATGCGATTTCATGTCAATCCTCTCAACAAACATTAATTCTCCATCAACCCTTTTCAAAATATTCACTAAAAATGAAACTAAATTACCACAATCCTGCAATTTAATTTGTCACACCAGTTATTGGCATTGCCACCATGGCCACTCACTCTTTTAATACTGCTTCACTTTTATTTCAGTGTATCATACAGATAAGAATCAAAACGGAAGTGGGGCAAAAAGAAACGAAATACATATCGCATCAACAAGagtttttcaattaatttttttgaaacagagagaacaacCACATGTACCACATTCTTGTTGTTTCTCTCACTCTTTGCCctttatattatttatgatgATTATGTATAATTGGggtgaaaagaaaatataaaaaataaaaggaagaaGGATCCAATTgctgctgtttttatttttatttattttttctaaaagagAGGGCACACCACGCGCTTGGTTGGCACAGCAAGGAGTCGCGTGGCTTTCGGAGCGGTGAGTCCGAACACGTCACCCATGTCCAACTCACTGGGTTTCATTCCATCTGGCAATTCCCACGTGAAGCAGTGGAGGAGGTGAGCCACCGCCGATTCAAGCGCGTACAGTCCCAACTGCATCCCGGGGCAGGACCTTCGACCCGACCCGAATGGAATAAACTCGAAGTTGCTCCCCTTGAAGTCGGGCACGCCCGGTTCCAGAAATCGGGCGGGTTTGAATGTTTCCGGTTCCTCCCAGCAGTTTTTGTCCCTCCCAATGGCCCACGCGTTGATCATCACGCGCGCCTTCTTGGGGATGAAGTAACCGCCGACCGTCGTTTCCTCCGCCGTTTCGTGGAGGAGGAGCGGGATCGGAGGGTGGAGGCGTAGGGTCTCTTTGAGGGTACATTTTAGGAATGTGAGTTTCTCGAAATCGGATTCTTCAACCCGACGGTCCAGGCCCACTACATCCGCCAGCTCCTGTTGGACCCTCTTTTGGTCTTCTGGGCTTCTCATTAACTCCGCCATGGCCCACTCAATTGCTGATGCCACCGTTTCCGTCCCTCCAAACATCACATCCTGTATAATGTTAAAGCCAACACAATCAATCACCAATATCAATTCTTATTCACCAAAGAAAAATTATTGGattgatatttttttccatatttttCTAAGAGAAGACATGCTGTTAAAACTGGTAAAGagaatgaaaaaacaaaataaataattatttttaagtcatatttcaattatttatttatgaacaTAACGTGAGATAAAGAAATACAAAAGGTGATTTGATACCCACAGCCCAATCATCAATATCAATTCCTTATTTACTTAGCACCTTCAGAtggtaaaagaaaaatttgccattgaattttttaattgaaaataaataagaaaagaaaaggtgacaTGGAGGGGGAAATGACACCAACCCAATTAAATCCACTATGAATGAACACGTTGAAGGTGATGATCACTGCAAGTTTGGTGGCCTATGTTTCCGCATGCTATATTTACGTATCTACTAAATCTtatctacttttttttttccttcttctccGTTTATAATGGCAATAACTGTAGTAAACTTGCATTTACCTTTTCATTTCAGCACGAGTAATCATAATTGATTTGGGACATGTTCTTTTGTAGTAATGTatatttcttaaataatttaCCATGTTTATAAACAAATTCAACAAAGTTTAATAAGTAAAAACAATCGCACAAGTTTTCTAGAAAATACTTTACAATTGGAGAGATTCTTATAAGTCAAATTTCTAACTTAGACATGTAAATCGAGTTTTGACAATTCagcaaataaaataataaactaataaaCCAACTTTTGACAAATTAAAGCCTCACTAACAAAGACCTATACATATTTTCAACATGACAGACAGAGATGCAAATACTTTTACAACTAGCATGTATTTTCATGTCACTGGtatacatatttaaaatttaactaaaGTCTAAAAGGTGCAAAATTATTtattgcaaaaaaaataaaattataatatatttttttaaaagatatgaaACATCCTTTAAAGAAATTAGAAAGTTAAATTAGTTGTTAAAATTTATACATTATAATTTAACATACGAAAGTGGATAATTTTAGGCAATATTCTCTGTAAACTCAAGGCAGAGGCAGTTTCTTTAAGGTGGTACAAATTGTCAAGGATGAGAATGAGAATGAATATAATGAGAGATATTTTGGGTTAATTTCCCAACAAACACTACCTTTTATAAGTTGAATTCTTCATCCAG
The sequence above is a segment of the Phaseolus vulgaris cultivar G19833 chromosome 2, P. vulgaris v2.0, whole genome shotgun sequence genome. Coding sequences within it:
- the LOC137810996 gene encoding uncharacterized protein isoform X3, translated to MYLDIDPVAWSGLEETAGSSSASRHVGPFLRLLSEDFGDDCSQRSDKELALSGAVDAMVLSLENNSESLRSKREKLREYEHQCREKFLNSDVQPNSEKVDTQLETKEETGTPFHDCEESPHQGLIHSNIDESPIEEVMMLSYPRKVAVLYELLSACLSDLGENNKKDGRRRKGYDARHRVTLRLLATWLDIKWSKMEAIETIVASTAMAFIREQESSKEETPSKEGKWDKWKRGGIIGAAALTGGTLMAITGGLAAPAIAAGLGALAPTLGTLIPVIGASGFSAAASAAGTVAGSVAVAASLGAAGAGLSGTKMARRVGDVDEFEFKFIGETHNQGLLGVEIMVSGFVFEDDDFIRPWEGMNDNSERYALQWESKNLYALSSAIQDWVKSRIATELMRQGAMMTVLHGLLTALAWPVALLAATEFIDSTWTIAIDRSDKAGKLLAEVLLGGLQGNRPVTLVGYSLGARVIFKCLECLAETENSAAELVEKVVLLGAPIAIMDENWEAVRKMVAGRFVNVYSSNDWMLGVAFRASLLSQGLAGIQPVNIPGIQNVDVTDHVEGHSSYLWATQQVLDELELDAYYPLFNIISTQ
- the LOC137810996 gene encoding uncharacterized protein isoform X1 encodes the protein MAATSYLTPTQRYAAGALFGLALNQAQIHQTHPLGLSTDDFPSDSEKTSSKLAVSEDPNLWVHEHHALLRPVFKYLDIDPVAWSGLEETAGSSSASRHVGPFLRLLSEDFGDDCSQRSDKELALSGAVDAMVLSLENNSESLRSKREKLREYEHQCREKFLNSDVQPNSEKVDTQLETKEETGTPFHDCEESPHQGLIHSNIDESPIEEVMMLSYPRKVAVLYELLSACLSDLGENNKKDGRRRKGYDARHRVTLRLLATWLDIKWSKMEAIETIVASTAMAFIREQESSKEETPSKEGKWDKWKRGGIIGAAALTGGTLMAITGGLAAPAIAAGLGALAPTLGTLIPVIGASGFSAAASAAGTVAGSVAVAASLGAAGAGLSGTKMARRVGDVDEFEFKFIGETHNQGLLGVEIMVSGFVFEDDDFIRPWEGMNDNSERYALQWESKNLYALSSAIQDWVKSRIATELMRQGAMMTVLHGLLTALAWPVALLAATEFIDSTWTIAIDRSDKAGKLLAEVLLGGLQGNRPVTLVGYSLGARVIFKCLECLAETENSAAELVEKVVLLGAPIAIMDENWEAVRKMVAGRFVNVYSSNDWMLGVAFRASLLSQGLAGIQPVNIPGIQNVDVTDHVEGHSSYLWATQQVLDELELDAYYPLFNIISTQ
- the LOC137810996 gene encoding uncharacterized protein isoform X2, yielding MAATSYLTPTQRYAAGALFGLALNQAQIHQTHPLGLSTDDFPSDSEKTSSKLAVSEDPNLWVHEHHALLRPVFKYLDIDPVAWSGLEETAGSSSASRHVGPFLRLLSEDFGDDCSQRSDKELALSGAVDAMVLSLENNSESLRSKREKLREYEHQCREKFLNSDVQPNSEKVDTQLETKEETGTPFHDCEESPHQGLIHSNIDESPIEEVMMLSYPRKVAVLYELLSACLSDLGENNKKDGRRRKGYDARHRVTLRLLATWLDIKWSKMEAIETIVASTAMAFIREQESSKEETPSKEGKWDKWKRGGIIGAAALTGGTLMAITGGLAAPAIAAGLGALAPTLGTLIPVIGASGFSAAASAAGTVAGSVAVAASLGAAGAGLSGTKMARRVGDVDEFEFKFIGETHNQGLLGVEIMVSGFVFEDDDFIRPWEGMNDNSERYALQWESKNLYALSSAIQDWVKSRIATELMRQGAMMTVLHGLLTALAWPVALLAATEFIDSTWTIAIDRSDKAGKLLAEVLLGGLQGNRPVTLVGYSLGARVIFKCLECLAETENSAELVEKVVLLGAPIAIMDENWEAVRKMVAGRFVNVYSSNDWMLGVAFRASLLSQGLAGIQPVNIPGIQNVDVTDHVEGHSSYLWATQQVLDELELDAYYPLFNIISTQ
- the LOC137810996 gene encoding uncharacterized protein isoform X4 — encoded protein: MVLSLENNSESLRSKREKLREYEHQCREKFLNSDVQPNSEKVDTQLETKEETGTPFHDCEESPHQGLIHSNIDESPIEEVMMLSYPRKVAVLYELLSACLSDLGENNKKDGRRRKGYDARHRVTLRLLATWLDIKWSKMEAIETIVASTAMAFIREQESSKEETPSKEGKWDKWKRGGIIGAAALTGGTLMAITGGLAAPAIAAGLGALAPTLGTLIPVIGASGFSAAASAAGTVAGSVAVAASLGAAGAGLSGTKMARRVGDVDEFEFKFIGETHNQGLLGVEIMVSGFVFEDDDFIRPWEGMNDNSERYALQWESKNLYALSSAIQDWVKSRIATELMRQGAMMTVLHGLLTALAWPVALLAATEFIDSTWTIAIDRSDKAGKLLAEVLLGGLQGNRPVTLVGYSLGARVIFKCLECLAETENSAAELVEKVVLLGAPIAIMDENWEAVRKMVAGRFVNVYSSNDWMLGVAFRASLLSQGLAGIQPVNIPGIQNVDVTDHVEGHSSYLWATQQVLDELELDAYYPLFNIISTQ